The window CCAGTGATTACTTAGAATAATTGTGGCTTCCAAAACTATAAACTTACCTGCTGTAGCTGGCTTAGCTATTTTCAGTTTCAGTACTTGTTCTTTTTGTATCTGCAAAATAAATATCAGTATAAATTTAAGTTTCGCTATCATATAAATGATAATTAGCCAAAAGAAACGGGAAAAAAAGGAGTGCTAAAGAAGATACTTGAGCAGGGTGTAGGCAGCATGAAACACAAAATTCATAGGAGTTACAACACTGTGAAAGAATGTTGCATCCGCTGCAAATGAGAACAAAAGGTGTTACAAGCTACCATAAAGACTGTTATTAAAGTCAGCATCTTGGGGACcttagaaaaaataaactcACTGACAAGAGAATTTGTCTCCTCTTTCAGGACAGCAACGGGACTCTGGATCCAATGAGagagcatcacacacataacCTACAATGTAAATACCAGTGTGAAGCTAATGAAACTAAAAGATAAGATGAAATGCCAGACTTATTAGATGCAATAGGTAATACAATAGCCAAAGTTAGAATTGCAACAAGAGTTACACAGACTCTCAAGTAGTGATGGTATGCATTAACAAGTAAGTAGAAACGTGAAcacaaattaaagaaaaacgaGAGGGAAAATGAAGTCTTAAGTACAAATGAAGCCCTAAACAGATCAGATTAAACTTCTTCCTTTTCCCTTTCCATTCCATATCACAATTTTTACTTTCCCTTTTGTTTGCCAAACTCTGAGCAATCTGAGGATAGAACGAAAGATGAAAGAGTCTGAACCACAGGTGTATATCTTTGAAGTACCAATATTTAATAAAGTTTCTTGATTTACTGATAttgatttaacaaaaaaaaaagtgtccTTTATATATTGTGGTAATAATGTTTTCGAATCAGTTCCATAAAAGAGAATCTTTTGCTTCAATGATCATGCGGAAGAAACTATGTGCAACCCCGGAATCACAAGTCATACGAGAAAGGAAACAGCTTTAAATACTTCCCATTCAGTTTTTCATACCTATTTTTTCCAACATCTAATTCCGTTGACCAATAAAACCagtgatttttcaaaatttacaaGCTCTAAAGCTTGAATTATGGCAGCCCAAAAGAGAATTGATGAAGCGAGTACTCACCATTATCATCAGATAATAAATATCTTCCTTGAACTGTTGTTCTGCAAATGCGCCTCTCTGGAAATCCAATCTCCTTCCTACAATTCCGTCAatcccattattttttttttaaaagaaaagaattaaaaagcaGAAACAAAAGGACCCAAAAGTCTTTCGACATTAAAAATTCGTAGAAAGTACTTTCTCTCTGATTGTAATATACCTGTTAGCCGAAATGGTGAATGAGAATTGAACAAGGAGTTGTTGAAAGAAAACCCAGGATAAAATTAACCTGGATTTGGATTTCGACATACTTGTCTTTGATTTTAGCACCgatcaaaaatttcttattCTTCCTTCTACTCTGATGTCTCCCTCGAGCCCCGACACCCGAGAATGCAAGTTATCGTTTGAAGGACAGCCCAACTGCCCAAGCCCATCAAGTACAcctgaatttaaaaaataaaaaatagctttcccttttttggtttttacattttataaacaaaaggatattcatttgtttattattaagaattttaagataatgtttaaataaaattttaaattatttaaaaattttgaatatatcaaattattattaattataatttatgtcacgtaatataataataaataatatttaatttaaaataaaaaatataaaaatttatttaaactttttaaataattaaagggttttttaaaaatattatatcataatttttttatcaaaataaggTTGTTTGTAATTTTGTTTACCAAATTAGAGTTCTTTTAAACTATATTCCTAAATAAGGTAATTTGTCCGATTAGATTCCACGTCAGCATTCTTCTTTTCATCCTCTTTGATTAGGTTATACATAAATTAAGGGTGATGTGGATAAAATAATGCAGCGGAAAACAAGGGAAGGTAACTATTTTGGTTCTCCCCCACGCCCCATGAGCATGAAACGCAGCGTACCCCTCCAAGTCGAACATTGTTGGAGCCCGGGTCACAATGTGTGCAACTCAGAGTCAGCACGTGCTCCGCTTGGTCCTCTCATGCCGCAACATTACCGCGCACGTGACTCAGCCAGGGACCTCCTACATCGTCGCCATGGCCTCCTCCGCCGAGCAAGAATTCCTCATCCAATACCGCTCCAAGCTCGACCATTTCCCTCGATCCCACCACTACTGGGACGCCAAAGTCGCTTCCAGAGTCGGCGAGAAACTCGGGTTCCGCTTGAAGGCGATCGGCGTCAGCAACATCGCCGTCGATGTTAATGAAGAGATCTCCAGACCCATTCACCGCCGGAGATTGGTTTTGCCGCTCTTTGACTCGTTACGCCGCGTCGGTGTTGAGATCGATGGTGCCGATAGGTTGGCGGAAATCGGGCCTAGCATGGGTTAGGCTTTCATTTCGAAATTCAACAAACGCCAAGAGACATTTCCTTAATAATCTTCGCCCTTAATTCTTTAGGATGCTTTTAATTACAGAGATTCGGCCTCTGAATTATATTTTCTGTAATTCAgaattgttatatttttttttcttcagatATACCAAAAGGAATTTTGAGTAATtgagaattattattattttctaatgaaaatttcaatacaGTGCTTTACATTGCTTTGGTATCTTCTTCTGGGAAGTGCTGGTAGCCATTTTTGTAACAATACGAACTGGTAGGATAAGTTCACAGGATATTCATTCATGAGAAACTAGCTGAATTACCTTTTATTTTCTGTTGAAACGAAATTTGTCAACTCTAGTTTGCAGTGGAGTTCAGTACAAGTCCAAGCTATCATTACTTTGAAAAAGAGTTCAATCAGATTAAAGATTGACTTACAAtattgaaaaaccagaaagtACAACAACATTCAACCATAtctatttcttctttgaatgagaaatgtgaccaataattaatttgacaCATCACAGTACACAACTTAGCTGATGATTCTTTAACTAAATCAGCCTGTTTTAACCTGAGATATATTGCAGAGAGTTCTTTTGATTTAgtattttaattggaaaaattgaaattaagtGGAAATAGAGAAATAGCAAGTCAGAAAGTTGGAACTAAGCTATTGTGGGTTTGGCTTGGTAGCAGAAGTTAGGCCAGCTTGAAGAATAATCAAGAAAGTTGGGAGGATTTCCACAATGTCGAAATTAGTGAATAAAAGGCGCCTTTAATGCCTTAGGTTAAAGCTTACTAGCTCTGATATGAATCCAAAGGGGGATAGGGAATCAGTGGAccttgaaggaaaaaaatttgactTCATGTCTTTGATGATGTTGGTTTTGTTATAGTAAACTCATTTAGCCAATCACAGAATGGTTTATGTTTTTCTCAATGCAGAGGGGAAGGAGAAAGTAAAGCAAAGATACGAATTTAAGAAGGATTTTGGGATTTTCTAAATCCCACATGATGACTACTCACCAACTATCAATGATCACATTTGAACTATAAAACTGAAATTCTGGCATGGCTTTCCCCTCAAGAAACCATGGGGAAGTCCTCTGTTTGCTGATCCTATAGCTCATATTCTTGGAAAGAACATAAATCTAGACAGCAATGGCCTTCACCAGTTGTTTCTTATTGGCTTTCTCTATTGTTGTCATGCTTTCAGGCATTGATACAAACTTGGCAGCTCGCTATCTGCTTGACAAGACACGGTCTCCAGCTCCATCTGTGCTGTCCGTGTCTGCTCCACAATCATCACTGCCTCCGCACAGTTCAAAATCAAGTTTCACAGCACCTGCAGAGCCTCCTTTGGCCGGCTCTCAACCATCCGTTTCTAGTTCCATGCCCAGTTCATCAGAATCAACGACACCATCCTCAGCTTCAGATAAACCATCTCTGCCTAATTCTACGCCAAGCTTGACACAGCCCGCAGCAGCGCCTAAAGCTTCTACTCAGCCATCTTTATCTAAAACAATCCCAAGCTCAACACAGCCCACACCCTCTCAGCAAGCTTCCCGTAATTCAATCCCTGGCTCGAGAGAACCAACAATGGCTCCAATGGGTTCCTCTCATCCGTCCTTGTCTAATACAGAGCCAAGCTTGACACAACCCGCAATGTCACCTTTAGCTAATGCCCCACCATCTTCGTCTACTAATAATCCATCTCTGTCCAATTCAACAAACAACTTGGCACAGCCTGCTGTGGCACCTATGGCTTCTACTCATCCGTCTTCTCCAGATAAAGTACCAAGTTTGGCAGTGCCTGCTACCTCGCCTTCAGCTACTACCCAACCATCGTTGCCTACTAATAATTCACCTTCGTCCAATTCAATGCCAGGCTTGGCACAGCCTGCTATGGCACCTATGGATTCTACTCATCCATCTGCACCAGGTAAAGTGCCAAGCTTGGCACTGCCTGCAACGTCTCCTTCAGAAACTACCCAACCATCGTTGCCTAATCCATCTTCGTCCAACTCAACATCAGGCTTGACACAACATGGAATGGCACCTATGGCTTCCTCTCTGCCATCTTCACCAGATAAGATGCCAAGCTTGACACTGCCTGCAACATCACCTTCTGCTACCAGCCAACCATCTTTGCCTACTAATAGTCCATCATTCTCCAATTCAACGCCAAGCTTGGCACAACCTGGAATGGCACCTATGGCTTCCTCTCAACCATCATTGTCAAACTCAACGCCGAGC is drawn from Theobroma cacao cultivar B97-61/B2 chromosome 4, Criollo_cocoa_genome_V2, whole genome shotgun sequence and contains these coding sequences:
- the LOC18602496 gene encoding uncharacterized protein LOC18602496, producing MCATQSQHVLRLVLSCRNITAHVTQPGTSYIVAMASSAEQEFLIQYRSKLDHFPRSHHYWDAKVASRVGEKLGFRLKAIGVSNIAVDVNEEISRPIHRRRLVLPLFDSLRRVGVEIDGADRLAEIGPSMG
- the LOC18602497 gene encoding DNA-directed RNA polymerase II subunit RPB1 produces the protein MAFTSCFLLAFSIVVMLSGIDTNLAARYLLDKTRSPAPSVLSVSAPQSSLPPHSSKSSFTAPAEPPLAGSQPSVSSSMPSSSESTTPSSASDKPSLPNSTPSLTQPAAAPKASTQPSLSKTIPSSTQPTPSQQASRNSIPGSREPTMAPMGSSHPSLSNTEPSLTQPAMSPLANAPPSSSTNNPSLSNSTNNLAQPAVAPMASTHPSSPDKVPSLAVPATSPSATTQPSLPTNNSPSSNSMPGLAQPAMAPMDSTHPSAPGKVPSLALPATSPSETTQPSLPNPSSSNSTSGLTQHGMAPMASSLPSSPDKMPSLTLPATSPSATSQPSLPTNSPSFSNSTPSLAQPGMAPMASSQPSLSNSTPSLGLPSMSPSATSQPSLPANIPSFSNSTPSLAQPGMAPMASSQPSLSNSTPSLGLPSMSPSATSQPSLPTNIPSFSNSTPSLAQPGMPPMSSSQPSLPNSTPSLTQPGMAPMASSQPSLSNSTPSLGLPSMSPSATSQPSLPTNSPSFSNSTSSLTQPGMAPIASSQPSSPDKIPSLALPSNSPSNTTQPSLPNNINPSLSNSTPSLTQPAISPSAHQASPQSSMTPTASPNHTSPSNIAPKASSQPSLPNTTPSSTQSAVAPSPTAHPSSSNTTSGLKQPAMAPPRTSETPLRGASLPPLSGMNPTTPTNASTTLPSIPTKISFPFLPPPSTKTRP